Part of the Cyclopterus lumpus isolate fCycLum1 chromosome 16, fCycLum1.pri, whole genome shotgun sequence genome, ACTAATTGCTGTACAAGTCCAGACGGGCTCAGATGGGTGGATGCCAGTTACGTTTTTCCACCCAAGTGTTTTTCTCAGATTCTGATGCTGTAGGACGAGGTAGGGTTCACTGGCAAGGCAGCAGAAAGGCTGTTACCCATCAGACTGGTTCTATCTCCTGCAGACTGACTTAGCATAAAGTGGAACGTGCATCTCTCAAATATCAACTTTAAAGTGGAGAAATTTGACCTTACCCTTGCTGTCGATTGTGCAGGCGGCGTCTTACTAGCAGTAGAGctgcaagaaagaaaaatataaaaaggtcaCGACTATAAAAGAGAAAAGTTCATATTTGCTCAGGTATGCAGCTTTACAAGGCACACAGAGACTACAGAGATTCCAGTCATGCACCGAGGGCCTTTACAGCAATGCATTTGTCAACTgtggaaattaaacaaaatatttcaCATGGAACTCCATTatgtcaaagaaaaacacagaatacTTACTGATTATCGCGGCACCTGAaagagtcaacacaaccacagCTACAATGATGATAATCAGGGTCAAATGATCTAAAAGAAAGAGGTAAGTACAGTGAGTTGATACCACTTCATAACATTACAGATCCTTGTTGTATACGTACATTTttatacatgtactgtatatcccTAATTCTAATTGAAATACATCTCTCACcgtgtgtttcttttcctcctaCAGGTTCAGCTGGGCCATGAAGATCCCGATCTACAGTTAAGtgtcaaaaagaagaaattaagtATATGGGCATGAGCTTGTGTCTACTGAGAGGCTGCAGAAGGATTGTAGCTCTCACAGAGAGGCTGCTTCTCCAGGAGCCGACTGCCCTGTTCTAAACAGATCTGTAATTCTATCAAGTGTCCATCAAAGTGAAGATGAGGAGCGACGGAGAGAGGAGTGGGGAGAGAATGAGAATGCCAATGTTGATTAGCTGACCAGCAGGAAGGTGGAGATGTCGATGTGTTCATTGGCCTTTCGGCAGAATCCACAGTGGCTCTCCAGGGAGCTAATTGATTCCATTCAGGGCTTAATGGTTGGGAGGAGGGAACGCCAACAGGGGCCACAGACCCTCACATTTCACCGGACTGGAGCAACCCATACACAatgctgactgactgacaatAATTCCAGAGGCCATAACCGTCACATGGTCTCCTCTGAACAGCTGCCATTACAGTGCTTATGGGTGTGACGCAGAAGAAACTAGAACATCCTACTGCCCTTCAATCCACTCTTGGGAACTGAGGTAATAAACTCACCTTTTGGCCTTACTgaatcctcatcatcatccagaCCTGTAATGGAAGGAGACATCAGCTGCTTGAACACCGTATGGAAATACATGTTCTTTAGTGTGAGCTTTTTCATATAATAAGAGTTATTCTATTGTACTACTCTAAtagtcagaataaagacaacACCTAATTCTTTAGCAACACATTTTTTAGGTTTACGGTTTTTAGGAAGTGAGTTTAGGACCAAAG contains:
- the si:dkey-262k9.2 gene encoding uncharacterized protein si:dkey-262k9.2 isoform X2: MMRLLFLCLLLMLPAAPAVSEETEGSADGGLDDDEDSVRPKDRDLHGPAEPVGGKETHDHLTLIIIIVAVVVLTLSGAAIITLLLVRRRLHNRQQGIYFVPAEQDQKGAI
- the si:dkey-262k9.2 gene encoding uncharacterized protein si:dkey-262k9.2 isoform X1, which codes for MVDRSLVGMASTEHLKMMRLLFLCLLLMLPAAPAVSEETEGSADGGLDDDEDSVRPKDRDLHGPAEPVGGKETHDHLTLIIIIVAVVVLTLSGAAIITLLLVRRRLHNRQQGIYFVPAEQDQKGAI